In Flavobacteriaceae bacterium, the following proteins share a genomic window:
- a CDS encoding glycosyltransferase, which produces MILETIIILIYSTALILIFMYALAQLNLLFNYITAQKKDTKCEQFNLKNKNEIPYVTIQLPVYNELYVMDRLLDNIAKIKYPKDKLEIQVLDDSTDESIQTTAKRIKELQITGLDIQHIRRENRVGFKAGALKEGLTTAKGEFIAIFDADFLPKEDWLECTIPYFKDSEIGVVQTRWGHINRNYSTLTKVQAFALDAHFTLEQVGRNSKGHFINFNGTAGVWRKECIIDAGNWEGDTLTEDLDLSYRAQLKNWKFKYLENVETPAELPVVISAARSQQFRWNKGGAENFRKMLWKVLQSKNISFKSKVHGILHLLNSTMFLSILIVAILSIPMLYIKNEYAHLKTYFIVMSFFVISTLIFFICYWFMYKSIYGSGIKNFAKYVGTFFTFFSIAMGFSLHNSIAVLEGHIGKRSEFVRTPKFNINTLKDSWKGNKYLKKKLSFNVIIEGALMLYFGFGLYSAFVVGDQGGDFGLFPFHLMLFFGFGFVFFKSLTSKV; this is translated from the coding sequence ATGATATTAGAAACCATAATTATATTAATTTACTCAACAGCACTCATACTTATTTTTATGTATGCGCTAGCTCAGTTAAATCTATTATTTAATTATATCACTGCACAAAAAAAAGACACAAAATGTGAGCAGTTTAACTTAAAAAATAAAAACGAAATTCCTTACGTAACTATACAACTTCCTGTATATAATGAATTATACGTAATGGATCGATTACTCGATAACATTGCTAAAATAAAATATCCAAAGGATAAGTTAGAGATACAGGTTTTAGATGACTCTACAGATGAGTCTATACAAACTACGGCTAAACGTATTAAAGAATTACAAATAACTGGTTTAGATATTCAACACATTCGTCGTGAAAATCGAGTTGGATTTAAAGCTGGTGCACTTAAAGAAGGTCTTACTACAGCAAAAGGTGAGTTTATTGCTATTTTTGATGCAGATTTTCTTCCAAAAGAAGATTGGTTAGAATGTACAATTCCTTATTTTAAAGATTCAGAAATAGGTGTTGTACAAACACGATGGGGTCATATAAATCGTAATTACTCTACATTAACAAAAGTACAAGCCTTTGCACTAGATGCCCATTTTACCTTAGAGCAAGTAGGCCGAAATAGTAAAGGGCATTTTATTAATTTTAATGGTACAGCTGGGGTATGGCGCAAAGAATGTATTATTGATGCCGGTAATTGGGAAGGAGATACACTTACAGAAGATCTAGATCTTAGTTATAGAGCACAACTTAAAAACTGGAAATTTAAATATTTAGAGAATGTTGAAACCCCTGCCGAACTTCCTGTAGTTATTAGTGCTGCACGTTCTCAGCAATTTAGATGGAATAAAGGTGGTGCAGAAAATTTCAGAAAAATGCTTTGGAAAGTTTTACAGAGTAAAAATATTTCATTTAAAAGTAAAGTGCATGGTATTTTACATTTACTTAATAGCACTATGTTTTTAAGTATTTTAATTGTAGCTATCTTAAGCATTCCGATGTTGTATATAAAAAATGAATATGCACATTTAAAAACATACTTTATAGTAATGAGTTTCTTTGTTATAAGTACTCTTATTTTCTTTATATGCTATTGGTTTATGTATAAAAGTATTTATGGTAGTGGTATTAAAAATTTCGCTAAATATGTAGGTACTTTTTTCACATTTTTCTCGATAGCAATGGGGTTTTCGCTTCATAATTCTATAGCTGTTTTAGAAGGACATATTGGTAAGCGAAGTGAGTTTGTACGCACTCCTAAATTTAACATCAATACTTTAAAAGATAGTTGGAAAGGAAATAAATATTTAAAAAAGAAACTTTCTTTTAATGTAATTATCGAAGGCGCCTTAATGCTTTATTTTGGATTTGGACTATATAGTGCTTTTGTTGTAGGAGATCAAGGTGGTGATTTTGGATTATTCCCATTTCATTTAATGTTATTCTTCGGATTTGGGTTTGTGTTTTTCAAATCATTAACATCAAAAGTATAA
- a CDS encoding mannosyltransferase — protein sequence MLNKAYLQQHKIPLLFTIICILFYLAFAYDLLRTDYVKLITLYSALFFLFYKLVQFKLDIKFLIGIAFLFRLLFLIAIPNLSQDFYRFIWDGRMILEGLNPYLHTVTSFISSGELPVNQAQELYNGMGALNAGHYTNYPPINQLCFAIAALFASKSIVGSAMVMRLLIIAADFGTLYFGKKLLKKLNIPVHNIFWYILNPFIIIELTGNLHFEGVMIFFIIWSLYLLNSGKWKLAAIVLALSISVKLIPLIFLPLFFQWFVKRKNIVVNEAKQYVEKSSRINTSLKTTSRNDIFKGITKLIGFYTIIFGTIALLFAPFFSIQFINNYAQTVGLWFQNFEFNASIYYIAREIGYLFRGYNEIAIIGKIFPIIVFLYVLYLTFFKKNTTITQLIATMLFALTIYFFNSTTVHPWYVATLLILSVFTNYKFPLVWSFIIIISYLAYANADNTENLWIIALEYLVVYSVFIWEVFFKKLQLRNT from the coding sequence ATGCTTAATAAAGCTTATTTACAACAACATAAGATTCCTTTATTATTTACTATAATTTGTATTTTATTTTATCTAGCATTTGCTTATGATTTGCTAAGAACAGATTATGTAAAATTAATTACGCTTTATTCAGCACTTTTCTTTCTCTTTTACAAACTAGTACAATTTAAACTCGATATTAAATTTTTAATTGGAATTGCTTTCTTATTCCGTTTACTATTTTTAATAGCTATTCCAAACTTATCACAAGATTTCTATCGTTTTATATGGGATGGTCGAATGATACTAGAAGGGTTAAATCCTTATTTACATACTGTCACTTCTTTTATTAGTTCTGGAGAACTTCCTGTTAATCAAGCGCAAGAATTATACAATGGCATGGGAGCTTTAAATGCAGGGCATTATACTAATTACCCTCCAATTAATCAGTTATGTTTTGCAATTGCTGCTTTATTTGCAAGCAAAAGTATTGTTGGTTCTGCTATGGTAATGCGTTTGCTTATTATCGCTGCTGACTTTGGAACACTTTATTTTGGAAAAAAGCTTTTAAAAAAACTAAATATTCCAGTTCATAATATATTTTGGTATATCTTAAATCCGTTTATCATTATTGAGCTTACAGGCAATCTTCACTTTGAAGGAGTAATGATTTTCTTTATTATTTGGAGTTTATATCTCCTTAATTCTGGCAAATGGAAACTTGCCGCAATAGTTTTAGCATTATCCATATCTGTAAAACTTATTCCTCTTATTTTTTTACCGTTATTTTTTCAATGGTTTGTTAAACGTAAAAATATTGTAGTGAATGAAGCAAAGCAATATGTTGAAAAGAGTAGTAGGATTAACACCTCATTAAAAACAACTTCTCGCAATGACATATTTAAAGGAATAACAAAGCTCATTGGTTTTTACACAATAATATTTGGTACTATAGCATTACTTTTTGCACCATTTTTTTCAATACAGTTTATAAACAATTATGCACAAACTGTAGGTCTTTGGTTTCAAAATTTTGAATTTAATGCGAGTATATATTATATAGCTAGAGAAATAGGTTATTTATTTAGGGGGTACAATGAAATAGCTATTATTGGTAAAATATTTCCGATAATAGTATTCTTATATGTATTGTATTTAACTTTCTTTAAAAAGAATACTACAATTACACAACTTATTGCCACAATGCTATTTGCGTTAACCATTTATTTTTTTAATTCAACAACTGTACATCCCTGGTATGTTGCAACACTTTTAATACTATCCGTTTTCACAAATTATAAATTCCCTTTAGTATGGAGTTTTATCATCATTATAAGTTATTTAGCCTATGCAAATGCTGATAATACAGAGAACTTATGGATTATAGCTTTAGAGTATCTTGTTGTATATAGTGTGTTTATTTGGGAAGTTTTTTTCAAGAAACTCCAATTAAGGAATACTTAA
- a CDS encoding DinB family protein gives MNLNEVLLPEFEQEMNTTKNVLNELSDDFFSFQPHEKSMNTQELANHIAEIPTWVNGTLEQEEMDFATANYTPANFGSKQEVIDFFEKNVEAAKQSLQNTTNEKMLANWSLRNGDQIYFTMPRAAVLRTMVMSHIVHHRAQLGVYLRMNDAKVPASYGRSADDMGMM, from the coding sequence ATGAATCTTAATGAAGTATTACTTCCAGAATTTGAACAAGAGATGAATACAACTAAGAATGTTCTTAACGAGCTATCTGACGATTTTTTCTCTTTTCAACCACACGAAAAATCTATGAACACTCAAGAGCTTGCAAATCATATTGCAGAGATTCCAACATGGGTTAATGGTACTCTAGAACAAGAAGAAATGGATTTTGCAACTGCTAATTACACTCCTGCTAACTTTGGATCTAAACAAGAAGTGATCGATTTTTTCGAAAAAAATGTTGAAGCTGCAAAGCAATCTCTACAAAATACGACTAACGAAAAAATGCTGGCAAACTGGTCTCTCAGAAATGGTGATCAAATTTATTTTACAATGCCACGAGCTGCTGTTTTAAGAACTATGGTAATGAGTCATATTGTACATCATAGAGCGCAACTTGGTGTTTATTTACGAATGAATGATGCCAAGGTTCCTGCAAGTTATGGCCGTTCTGCCGATGATATGGGAATGATGTAA
- a CDS encoding rRNA pseudouridine synthase has product MSKQRGNKGKEKASARIGKSNPAKSYTKRRQEPVKKKTTSKPTSNPNEIRLNKYIANSGICSRRDADMHISIGSVTINGKVVTEMGYKVKIGDEVRFDGSRISPEKKAYVLLNKPKGFATTTSESKGKTVMDLVANATSSRIKPIGRLGRNSTGLLLFTNDEVIVEKFTNSKNGVARLFHVELDKNLKYEDLKAIKEGFKIDGKLIAVEEISYIEGSPKKEIGLKIKNTGNTIIRSIFEHFKYDIIKLDCVMIGHLTKKDIPRGHWKHLTELEISNLKML; this is encoded by the coding sequence ATGAGTAAGCAACGGGGAAACAAGGGAAAAGAAAAAGCTTCAGCGCGTATTGGTAAATCTAATCCAGCTAAAAGTTATACGAAAAGAAGACAGGAACCTGTAAAGAAAAAAACGACCTCTAAACCTACGTCAAACCCTAATGAGATTAGGTTAAATAAATATATTGCGAATTCAGGTATTTGTTCACGTCGCGATGCAGATATGCATATCTCTATAGGAAGCGTTACTATTAATGGTAAAGTAGTAACTGAAATGGGCTATAAAGTAAAGATAGGTGATGAGGTTAGATTTGATGGTTCTAGAATCTCTCCAGAAAAAAAAGCTTATGTGTTACTTAATAAACCTAAAGGGTTTGCAACAACTACTAGTGAAAGTAAAGGAAAAACAGTAATGGATCTGGTTGCTAATGCAACATCATCTAGAATAAAACCCATTGGTAGGTTGGGTAGAAACTCAACAGGACTTTTACTTTTTACAAATGATGAGGTTATTGTTGAAAAATTCACGAATTCTAAAAATGGAGTAGCTCGCTTATTTCATGTAGAATTAGACAAGAATTTAAAATATGAAGACCTAAAAGCCATAAAGGAGGGATTTAAAATTGATGGTAAACTAATTGCCGTTGAAGAAATAAGTTATATAGAAGGTTCTCCTAAAAAAGAAATAGGATTAAAAATAAAGAACACTGGAAATACTATTATTCGTTCTATTTTTGAACACTTTAAATACGATATCATTAAGTTAGATTGTGTAATGATTGGTCATTTAACCAAAAAAGATATTCCGAGAGGACATTGGAAACACTTAACTGAGTTAGAAATAAGTAATTTAAAGATGTTATAA
- a CDS encoding carbon-nitrogen hydrolase family protein has product MENILKIAMAQIAPVWLNKGETLKKIESSILDAAKENCELIVFGEGLLPGYPFWLALTGGAEWNKDVVKELHAHYTRNSIQIEAGELDTICKLAKANNIAIYLGIIERAKNRGGHSLYASLVYINQEGEIKSVHRKLQPTYDERLTWAPGDGNGLQVHSLKEFTVGGLNCWENWMPLPRTALYGLGENLHIAVWPGSDHNTKDITRFIARESRSFVVSVSSLMKKEDFPQDTPHLDKILEKAPDVLANGGSCIAGPDGEWIIEPVLHKDGLIIQEIDFNRVYEERQNFDAVGHYSRPDVTKLTVNRDRQSTVEYNS; this is encoded by the coding sequence ATGGAAAATATTTTAAAAATTGCAATGGCTCAAATAGCACCAGTGTGGTTAAATAAAGGCGAAACACTTAAAAAAATTGAAAGTTCAATTTTAGATGCTGCTAAAGAAAATTGCGAACTTATTGTTTTTGGAGAAGGATTACTTCCAGGATATCCTTTTTGGTTAGCTTTAACTGGAGGTGCAGAATGGAATAAAGATGTTGTTAAAGAATTACATGCACATTATACAAGAAACTCAATTCAAATTGAAGCGGGAGAATTAGATACTATATGTAAATTGGCCAAAGCTAATAATATTGCTATTTATTTAGGAATTATAGAACGTGCTAAAAATAGAGGAGGGCATAGTTTATATGCATCTTTAGTATATATTAATCAAGAAGGTGAAATTAAATCTGTACATCGTAAACTACAACCAACATATGACGAACGTTTAACTTGGGCACCTGGTGATGGTAATGGGTTACAAGTACATTCGCTTAAAGAGTTCACAGTTGGTGGATTAAACTGTTGGGAGAATTGGATGCCACTACCTAGAACAGCCTTGTATGGTTTAGGCGAAAATTTACATATAGCAGTATGGCCTGGAAGTGATCACAATACAAAAGATATTACACGTTTTATTGCAAGAGAATCTCGTTCTTTTGTAGTTTCAGTATCGAGTTTAATGAAAAAAGAAGATTTCCCTCAAGATACACCTCATTTAGATAAGATTTTAGAAAAAGCACCAGATGTTTTAGCAAATGGAGGTAGTTGTATTGCAGGACCAGATGGTGAATGGATTATTGAGCCTGTATTACATAAAGATGGTTTAATTATTCAAGAAATAGATTTTAATCGTGTGTATGAAGAACGTCAAAATTTTGATGCTGTAGGTCATTACTCAAGACCAGACGTTACAAAACTTACCGTAAATAGAGACCGACAATCTACTGTAGAATATAATAGCTAA